The following proteins are encoded in a genomic region of Deinococcus carri:
- a CDS encoding 2'-5' RNA ligase family protein, which translates to MTPAFLLALLPPPDLAARVEAWRLRLGVRESAPHVTIKARSGLTPESGPESSWVPAARAAVSGVPPITLRVGGARAFGNGSAVYLAVHSPEAVALHLRLLDALRPPARFGYEGPQMTPHLTLALRRRGVDLHAVLAAAGAEFADLAAQPLTFTAQEVWVMRKPGPGGLYVPEEAWPLGQALGQG; encoded by the coding sequence ATGACCCCCGCCTTCCTGCTGGCCCTGCTGCCGCCGCCCGACCTCGCCGCGCGGGTGGAGGCCTGGCGGCTGCGGCTGGGGGTGCGGGAAAGTGCGCCGCACGTGACCATCAAGGCGCGCAGCGGGCTGACCCCGGAATCAGGCCCAGAATCAAGTTGGGTCCCCGCCGCGCGGGCCGCCGTGTCCGGGGTTCCGCCCATCACACTGCGGGTCGGGGGGGCGCGGGCCTTTGGCAACGGGAGCGCCGTGTATCTCGCCGTTCACTCCCCGGAGGCGGTGGCGCTGCATCTGCGGCTGCTGGATGCCCTGAGGCCGCCCGCGCGCTTCGGTTACGAGGGGCCGCAGATGACCCCCCACCTGACGCTGGCCCTGCGGCGGCGCGGGGTGGATTTGCACGCGGTTCTGGCGGCAGCCGGGGCGGAGTTTGCCGACCTCGCCGCCCAACCCCTTACATTCACCGCGCAGGAAGTGTGGGTGATGCGGAAACCCGGACCGGGCGGGCTGTACGTGCCGGAGGAGGCGTGGCCGCTGGGTCAGGCACTGGGTCAGGGCTGA
- the ttcA gene encoding tRNA 2-thiocytidine(32) synthetase TtcA, translated as MTHTLPPQTSSPETHKLFSPLVKGAAQAITDYRMIEEGDRVMVCLSGGKDSYTLLDILLHLQKRAPIDFEVVAVNLDQGQPGFPTHVLPEYLTRLGVPFHILTEDTYSIVKEKTPEGKTTCALCSRLRRGILYRHAREIGATKIALGHHRDDILETLFMNMFFGARLKAMPPKLQSDDGTNVVIRPLAYLAESEIVRYAEAKNFPIIPCNLCGSQENLQRKVVGEMLEGWERAHPGRLQNVLRSLTRVTPSHLLDRDLFDFARLSVQPAEGDRGFDGEEYPEREFLAGLSELGMLG; from the coding sequence ATGACCCACACCCTCCCCCCGCAGACGTCCAGCCCCGAAACCCACAAGCTCTTTTCCCCCCTCGTCAAGGGCGCGGCCCAGGCCATCACCGACTACCGCATGATCGAGGAGGGCGACCGCGTGATGGTCTGCCTCTCCGGCGGCAAGGACAGCTACACGCTGCTCGACATCCTGCTGCACCTGCAAAAGCGCGCCCCCATCGACTTCGAGGTGGTCGCCGTGAACCTCGACCAGGGCCAGCCGGGTTTTCCCACCCACGTGTTGCCCGAGTACCTGACGCGCCTGGGCGTGCCCTTTCACATCCTGACGGAAGACACCTACTCCATCGTCAAGGAGAAGACGCCGGAGGGCAAGACCACCTGCGCGCTGTGCAGCCGCCTGCGCCGGGGTATCCTGTACCGCCACGCGCGGGAAATCGGCGCGACCAAGATCGCCCTGGGCCACCACCGCGACGACATCCTCGAAACGCTGTTCATGAACATGTTTTTCGGGGCGCGGCTCAAGGCCATGCCGCCCAAACTGCAATCGGACGACGGCACCAATGTGGTGATCCGGCCCCTGGCCTACCTCGCGGAGAGCGAAATCGTGCGGTACGCGGAGGCCAAGAACTTCCCCATCATCCCCTGCAACCTGTGCGGCAGCCAGGAGAACCTCCAGCGCAAAGTGGTGGGCGAGATGCTGGAAGGATGGGAGCGGGCACATCCGGGCCGCCTCCAGAACGTGCTGCGCTCGCTGACGCGCGTGACGCCTAGCCACCTGCTCGACCGCGACCTCTTCGACTTCGCCCGCCTCAGCGTGCAGCCCGCTGAGGGCGACCGGGGCTTCGACGGCGAGGAGTACCCGGAGCGCGAGTTTCTGGCGGGGCTGAGCGAGTTGGGGATGCTGGGTTAG
- the hisF gene encoding imidazole glycerol phosphate synthase subunit HisF gives MLTKRIIPCLDVQNGRVVKNVRFFENHRDAGDPLALAQLYEAQQADELVFYDITATYEGRSLMLDVAARVAEQVMMPLTVGGGVNAVADFRQLLLAGADKISVNSGAVRRPSLIREASDHFGAQCVVLSIDAKRRPDGRGWNVHVGGGRVDTGLDLLEWAEQGQRLGAGELCLNVMDADGTRAGFDLAATRTVAAAVDLPVIASGGAGKLEDFRDVLRGGEAGGRADAALAASVFHFGELTVPQVKTYLRGEGLPVRPEWREEQVDRGR, from the coding sequence GTGTTGACGAAGCGCATCATTCCCTGCCTGGACGTGCAAAACGGGCGGGTGGTGAAGAACGTGCGGTTTTTTGAGAACCACCGCGACGCGGGCGACCCCCTGGCCCTGGCCCAGCTCTACGAGGCGCAGCAGGCCGACGAACTGGTCTTCTACGACATCACCGCCACCTATGAGGGCCGCTCCCTGATGCTGGACGTGGCCGCCCGCGTGGCCGAGCAGGTGATGATGCCCCTGACCGTGGGCGGCGGCGTGAATGCCGTGGCCGACTTCCGGCAACTGCTGCTGGCGGGGGCCGACAAGATCAGCGTGAACAGCGGCGCGGTGCGGCGGCCCAGTCTCATCCGCGAGGCCTCGGACCACTTCGGCGCGCAGTGCGTGGTGCTGAGCATCGACGCCAAACGCCGACCAGACGGGAGGGGCTGGAACGTCCATGTGGGCGGCGGCCGGGTGGACACCGGCCTGGACCTGCTGGAGTGGGCCGAGCAGGGGCAGCGCCTCGGCGCGGGCGAACTGTGCCTGAACGTGATGGACGCCGACGGCACCCGCGCGGGCTTCGACCTTGCCGCCACCCGCACCGTCGCCGCCGCCGTGGACCTGCCCGTCATCGCCTCGGGCGGGGCCGGGAAGCTGGAGGACTTCCGCGACGTGCTGCGGGGTGGCGAGGCGGGGGGCCGGGCGGACGCGGCCCTGGCCGCCAGCGTCTTTCACTTCGGGGAGCTGACGGTGCCGCAGGTGAAAACCTACCTGCGGGGCGAGGGGCTGCCCGTGCGCCCGGAGTGGCGGGAGGAGCAGGTGGACCGTGGGAGGTAG
- a CDS encoding 5-formyltetrahydrofolate cyclo-ligase, with the protein MFPSPPPAQAPKAGWRTWARETRAALPDLSADLTAHLAAFLRARGVRRVLAYRALPGEPDVSALAAAFELLTTRARFRPEPHLTLHPWDTATEPSRFGALQPPADAPRVALETVDAVLLPALAFDRRGVRLGYGGGFYDRLLPGFTGLTVGVVWEALVVDELPSEAHDLRVGWLATETGVRAVQP; encoded by the coding sequence GTGTTCCCCTCCCCTCCCCCAGCCCAGGCCCCCAAAGCCGGGTGGCGCACCTGGGCGCGGGAGACGCGGGCGGCCCTGCCGGACCTCTCGGCCGACCTCACCGCCCACCTCGCCGCCTTTCTGCGGGCGCGGGGCGTGCGGCGGGTCCTGGCCTACCGCGCCCTGCCGGGCGAGCCGGACGTGTCGGCCCTGGCCGCGGCCTTCGAGCTGCTGACCACCCGCGCCCGCTTCCGGCCCGAACCGCACCTCACGCTGCATCCCTGGGACACGGCCACCGAGCCGAGCCGCTTCGGGGCGCTGCAACCCCCGGCGGACGCGCCGCGTGTCGCCCTCGAAACGGTGGACGCCGTGCTGCTCCCCGCCCTGGCCTTCGACCGCCGGGGCGTGCGCCTGGGCTACGGGGGCGGCTTCTATGACCGTCTGCTGCCCGGCTTCACCGGCCTGACCGTGGGCGTGGTCTGGGAGGCGCTGGTGGTGGACGAGCTGCCCAGTGAGGCGCACGACCTGCGGGTGGGGTGGCTGGCGACGGAGACAGGGGTGCGGGCCGTTCAGCCCTGA
- the hisIE gene encoding bifunctional phosphoribosyl-AMP cyclohydrolase/phosphoribosyl-ATP diphosphatase HisIE → MTPDLSRLKFSLPGPGTDGLIPVVTQDARTGAVLMQAYADRTAVQRTLDTREATYYSRSRGEQWVKGQSSGHTQRVVSVHADCDGDSLLYRVEQTGPACHTGEYSCFHTPLLEEAPALTGLDGTLERVYGTITERLATLPENSYVARLHAGGLDRVLKKISEEAGEVLLAAKNADRAELATEVADLLFHTLFAMAEVGVSPADVAAVLHEREGRSGLKGPKEVG, encoded by the coding sequence ATGACCCCCGACCTTTCCCGACTGAAGTTCAGCCTCCCAGGCCCAGGCACCGACGGCCTGATTCCCGTCGTGACGCAGGACGCCCGCACCGGCGCGGTGCTGATGCAGGCGTATGCCGACCGCACGGCCGTGCAGCGCACCCTGGACACCCGCGAGGCCACCTACTACAGCCGTTCGCGCGGCGAGCAGTGGGTCAAGGGGCAGAGCAGCGGCCACACGCAGCGGGTGGTCAGTGTCCACGCCGACTGCGACGGCGACAGCCTGCTCTACCGCGTGGAGCAGACCGGCCCGGCGTGCCATACCGGCGAGTATTCCTGCTTTCACACGCCGCTGCTGGAGGAGGCCCCCGCATTGACGGGCCTGGACGGCACGCTGGAGCGCGTGTACGGCACCATCACGGAGCGCCTCGCCACCCTGCCGGAGAACAGCTACGTGGCGCGGCTGCACGCCGGGGGCCTCGACCGCGTGCTGAAAAAGATCAGCGAGGAGGCGGGCGAGGTGCTGCTGGCCGCCAAGAACGCCGACCGCGCCGAACTGGCGACCGAGGTGGCCGACCTGCTGTTTCATACCCTCTTTGCGATGGCGGAAGTGGGCGTCTCGCCCGCCGACGTGGCCGCCGTCCTGCACGAACGGGAAGGCCGCAGCGGGCTGAAGGGGCCGAAGGAAGTGGGCTAG
- a CDS encoding DUF72 domain-containing protein — translation MRVWIGCGGYTNDDWTAPGLIYEGVKKDAYLETYSRHFDAVELNSSFYAIPGLKAFEGMARKSGGRTRFAVKLNRAFTHDRAPTDADFDRMLQSPEPLREAGVMGPYLAQFPYSFHRTGDNRKYLLGLAERFAGHELAVELRHASWDKPEVREGMAEYGLIWVSPDYPPVGGMPEPQVHVTTDVGYLRLHGRNKGSWWEGQSASERHDYLYNRAEMDEWAEKIALVADDLSELYVFFENTTQGHALKNIPMLREALNARGVPVQTPEPGEEGEGRLL, via the coding sequence ATGCGCGTATGGATCGGTTGTGGCGGCTACACCAACGACGACTGGACGGCCCCCGGCCTGATTTACGAGGGCGTGAAAAAGGACGCCTACCTGGAAACCTACTCGCGGCACTTCGACGCCGTGGAGCTGAACTCCTCCTTCTACGCCATCCCCGGCCTGAAGGCCTTCGAGGGCATGGCGCGCAAGTCGGGCGGGCGCACCCGCTTTGCCGTGAAGCTGAACCGGGCCTTTACCCACGACCGCGCCCCCACCGACGCCGACTTCGACCGGATGCTGCAAAGCCCCGAGCCGCTGCGTGAGGCCGGGGTGATGGGACCGTATCTGGCCCAGTTTCCGTATTCCTTCCACCGCACGGGGGACAACCGCAAGTACCTGCTGGGCCTCGCCGAGCGCTTCGCCGGGCACGAGCTGGCGGTCGAGCTGCGCCACGCCTCCTGGGACAAGCCGGAGGTCCGCGAGGGCATGGCCGAATACGGCCTGATCTGGGTCAGCCCCGATTACCCCCCCGTCGGCGGCATGCCCGAGCCGCAGGTTCACGTCACCACCGACGTGGGGTATCTGCGGCTCCACGGGCGCAACAAGGGCAGCTGGTGGGAAGGCCAGAGTGCCTCGGAACGCCACGACTACCTCTACAACCGCGCCGAGATGGACGAGTGGGCCGAGAAAATCGCGCTGGTGGCGGACGACCTGTCCGAGCTGTACGTGTTTTTCGAGAACACGACCCAGGGGCACGCCCTCAAGAACATCCCCATGCTGCGCGAGGCCCTGAACGCGCGCGGCGTGCCGGTGCAGACACCGGAGCCGGGGGAGGAGGGGGAGGGGCGGCTGCTGTAG
- a CDS encoding response regulator gives MERRRILLVDDNVYDVELALSAFQDEDAHCELMVAGSGPEALRVLRGPAPLPDLILLDLKMPQMDGLAVLDALRGEASTRDLPVVMLSTSAEARDIRDSYAHGASAYVVKPLDFTQFRQAMHTIMAFWAHLNHPPCFGQPRPS, from the coding sequence GTGGAGCGCCGACGCATTCTGCTGGTAGACGACAACGTATACGACGTGGAACTGGCCCTCAGCGCCTTTCAGGACGAGGACGCGCACTGTGAGCTGATGGTCGCGGGCAGCGGCCCCGAGGCCCTGCGGGTGCTGCGCGGCCCAGCCCCCCTGCCCGACCTGATCCTGCTGGACCTCAAGATGCCGCAGATGGACGGGCTGGCCGTGCTGGACGCCCTGCGCGGCGAGGCCAGCACCCGCGACCTCCCGGTGGTCATGCTCAGCACCAGCGCCGAGGCGCGCGATATCCGCGACAGCTACGCGCACGGGGCGAGCGCCTACGTGGTCAAGCCGCTGGATTTCACGCAGTTCCGCCAGGCGATGCACACCATCATGGCCTTCTGGGCGCACCTGAACCACCCCCCGTGTTTCGGCCAGCCCCGCCCGTCTTGA